GAAACAACTTGACGTGTCTTCTTATGATTGAGTTCATACGACACACTAGCCCTaactaataaatttaaattggtTTGAAATAAATTCTCATGAAATACAATTTGGTTTAATTTGGAGATAGTAAtcaagtttatatttttttcaaacttttTCTCTTAAgattaatttgaaataatatgaaGTCTTAGAAAATGTGCATAAACAAGGCCAATAATTCTTCGTTCTAAATTCTAATCATGATTTGACTTTAACAACATTTTTGGTCCCTGATCTAAAATGACTAATGTTTCTGTTTTTCCAATTCAGGGATTACTCAATTTCCATAtgtgaaaagaataaaatatttcatttgcCTTCTCGAATATCAATGGCTTTTCATAGACGACGCTGCATGTGGCATTAAATAATGATGGATatcgaattttaaaaatagtggGTTTTAAATATTGGCATATCTGTTTTTTGGGAAAATGATAAAACTTGGTATTCTAGAAGTTGgtaataatttttgttttgataatGTAATTAGTGACTaaaattcaaaaagaaaaaaatttgttgaattaaatcgagtttgattaaatgtatgtttgattaaagaatttaatGGGCTAaaagcaatttttttaaaaaaattatagtatttgattataaaaactacttttaaaaaaacacttaaaacaatatttttttaaaagttaaaatttttgcgcttctatttaaaaataaaataaaagcatTTTTTTACATTTATCCAAATGCCAAAAACACTTGTGCTTTTTTCAATaagagaaaattgcaattataGTCATTTAAGTtgatttgttttgaattttagtcatttaatttattaaagtttagttttcatccaataacttggattttttttgttttagtttttttttttccggaaACCACCAAATTCGCTAAATATTGCTTATTTGACACTTATATTATTCTAAGTGGCTCATATGAGAAGAATTAAACTTATATTACACAAACTAATTATGCACAAACAAAAATAATGtccaatgaaaatattttcttcccatttTGAAGTATTGAGGTcgtttaattttatttgtttctttattttttatgaaatgaCTTTAAATGTGAGTAATATGGGCTTGATTCTTGCCATATGTATAACGTAAGAGAAAATAATTGTCGAATAAATCGTATTCGATGGATTTAGTAGTTTCggacaaaaaaatcaaaaaaaaaaatgaaaaccaAACTTTATCAAGTTATAGGATTAAACGCAAAACATGTCAATTTATAGGACTAAAattgtcatttttcctttcaataACAACACTTTAAAAATCTGAACTTACGTGAGTTTTTGAACTTCAACTTCTATATCCAAACTTATCTTCAGGAATAAAACCGAAATTAGGCTAATTGTTCCTTACAAATTTATAAGTTTCCTTTTACAAAAtatatggaaaattatattcacCTTTTTCCTACAACAATAGTAACAGAAAATTTATACCCATCGATTCGACCTTTCCATGCACCGgtgttcatcattcatcatttaattaacttaaatttGTCCCGTAAGTTTCTAGAAAAAAACCTCGTAAAGTGAATAGCAAGATCTTATACAAAgccaaaattcaattttttttttaaaaaaaacccataaaaattattaattgctTCACTCAACTTAATCTCTCGAAGCGATAGCTTGATCTTATACAAAACCAAAATTCCTCCGGGGAAAAAATCTCAGAAAGAAAAGTATACCACTCTTTAATTTCTAGTTAATTTGATTGATAATGCCAAACTTTGAAAAGTATACCGGTTGGATTTTGGAAACTAAGAGCACAAATTGAAGACCGCCACTCCCAATGCAGTTAATCTAAGTACTAATTAGTCATTGAACTATTCAAAAATTCCACATGTCCTAGTCCAATCAATTGTAATAAAAACGATTAACCCGAACACTGTCACCTATAAATACAGAACGATTTGTTCACAAAAATATAACAGTAAATAGCAACAACTTGAGCTAATTCTGATTCCCAAACATGGGATCCTTGAACTCTTTCTCCTTTTGCATTAGCTTCCTTCTCATCGCCCTTTCCTTGAACCACGCGAACGCAGCCACGTTCGATATCCGAAACAACTGCCCCTTCACCGTCTGGGCAGCGGCCGTGCCAGGTGGTGGCATGCAGCTTAACAATGGCCAAACGTGGACCATAAACGTCGCAGCTGGCACCGCGGGAGCCCGAATCTGGGGACGTACCGGTTGCTCCTTCGATGGAGCCGGTAGAGGCAATTGCCAAACCGGTGACTGTGGCGGGCTCCTACAATGCCAAGCTTACGGTGCTCCCCCCAACACCCTAGCAGAATACGCCCTCAACCAATTCAGCAACCTGGATTTCTTCGACATCTCTCTCGTCGACGGATTCAACATTCCGTTGGAATTCATTCCTACCTCAGGAGGCTGCACCAGAGGCCCCAGATGCGCCGTAGACGTCAACGCACAATGCCCAGCCGAGCTGCGAGCACCAGGAGGATGTAACAATCCATGCACTGTGTTCAAAACGGACCAGTACTGTTGCAATTCGGGGAGCTGCAGCCCAACAGATTACTCGAGGTATTTCAAGGGTAAGTGTCCTGATGCTTACAGTTATCCTAAGGATGATCCGAGCAGCACTTTTACTTGCCCTGGAGGAACCAACTACAGGGTGGTCTTTTGCCCTTGATCGCCACACTATTTTCAACATAGTGACAAATAAAGTATGATCAGGACTCcgataaattaataaatcttcgcattttacaaatatataaacaCAATAAATGTCCACACTCCACAGAGAATATATGATCGAACTGTATGTTTCTTTGCAACTTCAAGCTTACATATGTAATCTTTGAATGAGttgaataaatataaattaaaggaAAATTAAAGTCATATATGATGTAGTTTTGTTCAACAAGCTTCACAGATAGTTTAAGGCTGAATATTATTTGAAGAAATTATCTATTTACTTATTCCTAAGAGGCGAAAATATGGTTTCTCAATTAGTTTTGGTGATTAATCAAGTTTGCCGCAACCAAACGTAACTGCTAAATTCTTTGAATAAAAATGTTTTCAACTTAGTTATATTAattttgcattaaaaaaatgaaataagatATGTCATGAACATTAATTCAAtgattttgtatatattttagaatgaataaattatataaactaACTTAAACATTGCCCATATAACCATATTTTACAATAATATAGTTTCAGTTCTATTTAGAAGTTGCATATATTTGtgcttttttaataaaaaataaagttggCAAATATTCGAATCAGCCGCTGACAAACTCAGCTTGATTTTTTATGCATCAAATACAAAACAAATCTTCAACccataaattttaaactctacactaaaaagaatatttttgaaatattctctattattttattcccaacaattaatttattccaaaaaatatttttaaaacaacaattatttttttagatttttatttatt
This genomic window from Primulina huaijiensis isolate GDHJ02 chromosome 7, ASM1229523v2, whole genome shotgun sequence contains:
- the LOC140980269 gene encoding protein P21-like → MGSLNSFSFCISFLLIALSLNHANAATFDIRNNCPFTVWAAAVPGGGMQLNNGQTWTINVAAGTAGARIWGRTGCSFDGAGRGNCQTGDCGGLLQCQAYGAPPNTLAEYALNQFSNLDFFDISLVDGFNIPLEFIPTSGGCTRGPRCAVDVNAQCPAELRAPGGCNNPCTVFKTDQYCCNSGSCSPTDYSRYFKGKCPDAYSYPKDDPSSTFTCPGGTNYRVVFCP